The following are encoded together in the Bactrocera neohumeralis isolate Rockhampton chromosome 6, APGP_CSIRO_Bneo_wtdbg2-racon-allhic-juicebox.fasta_v2, whole genome shotgun sequence genome:
- the LOC126763512 gene encoding gamma-glutamyl hydrolase has translation MNKPLIGLLCIDRKDSMSPDVCSYIDEKNVKYLEDAGAGVVPIWINRTADYYEDILSKINGVLLPGGAVFVNEHDPARVDLTNYCVTATMNIIRIAQKLHKKGINLPIWGTCLGFQLLVLYTTHLADAPYGTDVRDKCEFMNCFLSVEFLPDFRDSRLFADLPVEVESIMKNKPFGHHRHMYCVSLKTAESFNDVWHILAKNEDAKGLEFASIIEHRRYPFFGSQFHPESECSSECNKVKVYLAKFFVDQCRSCGNRFESDEEVRRHLIQNFPVTISGKSTVRVFRDSVDYPQKENLQIFPVKSL, from the exons ATGAATAAGCCTCTTATTGGTCTGCTGTGTATTGATCGTAAGGATAGTATGAGCCCCGACGTTTGCAGTTACATTGATGAAAAGAATGTCAAATATTTGGAAGATGCGGGAGCTGGTGTTGTGCCTATTTG GATCAATAGAACTGCCGACTATTATGAGGACatattaagcaaaataaatgg CGTTCTTCTGCCTGGTGGTGCGGTATTTGTCAATGAACACGATCCTGCTCGCGTGGACTTAACAAATTATTGTGTTACTGCCACTATGAATATTATACGGATAGCTCAGAAATTGCATAAGAAAGGTATTAATCTACCGATTTGGGGAACATGTCTAGGCTTTCAGCTTTTAGTACTCTACACAACCCATTTGGCGGATGCACCTTACGGCACTGATGTGCGCGACAAATGCGAGTTCATGAATTGCTTTTTATCAGTGGAATTTTTACCAG ATTTTCGTGACTCACGACTTTTTGCCGATTTACCTGTTGAAGTAGAGAGCATTATGAAGAACAAACCATTCGGTCACCATCGCCATATGTATTGCGTAAGCCTTAAG aCAGCAGAAAGTTTCAATGATGTGTGGCATATATTGGCGAAAAACGAGGACGCGAAGGGCTTAGAATTTGCTTCCATTATCGAACATCGCAG ATATCCGTTTTTTGGATCGCAATTTCATCCAGAATCGGAATGCTCGTCAGAATGCAACAAGGTAAAAGTGTACTTGGCGAAGTTTTTTGTGGATCAATGTCGGAGCTGTGGCAATCGTTTCGAAAGTGATGAGGAAGTGCGGCgtcatttaatacaaaatttcccTGTTACCATTTCTGGGAAGTCTACTGTACGAGTATTTCGCGACTCCGTCGATTACCCTCAAAAAGAGAATCTACAAATATTTCCGGTGAAGTCACTCTAA